One genomic region from Desulfatibacillum aliphaticivorans DSM 15576 encodes:
- a CDS encoding LysM peptidoglycan-binding domain-containing protein — protein MIDKDSRYAKCLRYRDSNGDSLGMRFPIDTSPRFDDRFHTVTEGDRLDLLAHRYLGEPKLWWIICDYNDIFFPLELTPGTVLRIPSMDHVSMHILD, from the coding sequence ATGATCGACAAGGATTCCAGATACGCTAAATGTCTCCGATACAGAGACAGCAATGGTGATTCCCTTGGCATGCGCTTTCCGATCGATACATCACCGCGATTCGATGACCGCTTTCATACCGTGACCGAAGGTGATCGGCTGGATCTTCTGGCCCACAGATATCTGGGAGAGCCAAAGCTCTGGTGGATCATCTGTGACTACAACGACATCTTTTTTCCGCTGGAACTGACGCCGGGCACGGTGCTTCGCATCCCTTCCATGGACCACGTCAGCATGCACATTCTCGACTGA
- a CDS encoding DUF4406 domain-containing protein, producing the protein MKRVFICSPFAGDIERNVTVAKKLCRMAMDQGYAPFAPHLLYPRFVDDHDPQQRSAAISCGLAYMETCSEVWAFTGNGISKGMQQELSHAREIGKTVVEIHEVK; encoded by the coding sequence ATGAAAAGAGTGTTTATTTGTAGCCCCTTTGCCGGGGACATTGAAAGAAACGTTACAGTGGCCAAAAAACTGTGCCGCATGGCCATGGATCAAGGCTATGCGCCATTCGCGCCACACCTGTTGTACCCACGCTTTGTCGATGACCATGATCCGCAACAACGTTCTGCCGCTATCAGCTGCGGCCTCGCTTACATGGAAACCTGCTCTGAAGTCTGGGCGTTTACCGGAAACGGCATTTCAAAAGGGATGCAGCAGGAGCTCTCCCATGCCAGAGAGATCGGCAAGACGGTCGTTGAAATCCACGAGGTCAAATGA
- a CDS encoding phage tail tape measure protein, whose protein sequence is MMNNDLGLGIVVSMKDAFSQNAQRIESSMTSLDGTVAAASERMTKNLDRIQKGTMMVGAGLALMAAPVALVASTAATQKALGELASLGVKDLGAIEDAAESFTNQWSGANKAAFITATYDVKSALSNLSDEAVGVFTNMAGLTAKATKATTQEMVGTFTTAYGIFKPIMADMTDMEWATAFSGAMAQTVASFKTNGTQMADAIKNIGAVAAANNIPLQEQLAILGQLQTTMPGSEAGTLYKAFIMNAAEAGDQLGLSFTDTTGRLKGVIPILQEIKQQFPDLSQAAAQVKLKKAFGSDEAVKFLLQMAAGTESLESNIKSVGAAMKTGTAVTNQMASAMNQDIGAQFGLIRQQVSNLTEILGRTLLPVVTPVMNGISRFILFLQKLAKSMPGVTRVVLTLSMALGAVLVVAGAVTSAVGLVGLMLPAIKAGFVAISAAAAGVGSAIATYFLPVTAAIAGVVLAVYLLKRAWETNFGGIRDVVLGTWNKIKLVFEGVKTLISSLSGSTGQMSAELANRLKSAGLLGFVVTVFKVYYRVREYLSGLWEAFSHAFGRIRAILEPAVKGMVSAYATLYKAIFSVVEIFGVSANSADGSAWRQFGSVVGTVAGVLLQGLAYALRIVVWNITMVVKALAIVVRSVVWVGKVIVGSLIYATKFIYKFLLPVRLIAQAFVAAGKIIYSVWQILTGNVSLLDGLKAIGGAVFDFLATPFRWARDVISGVWNFITSVFDGMVRFFVAAGERIVSVFMNLPLVSTLRNLFATVRSFFSGDMTFFEAGKKMLVTLGEGIWSAVTYPFRMLKNALGKLRSLLPFSDAKEGPLSTLTASGKALLTTLADGMVSTLALPAKVFSFAARGVLSALSGVWNGLKSAGQTAMNLLSAPFRTAGNLWGSLVEGAGAMVSKAGGMIKGALSNLIPELSLPDSWSGVWNKLTAGATAVKQSFTSTFSGLKNIIGSGISAVAEKGTALWSQVKSGVGGVMQSVKQKASGLLSGAWTGIKSLFSSSPAPEAKAAPRLQIASAKHSVVQQSAGRFALIPSLDKKLIPTVFSAVLMLSPVMASAMPVVNAGSVGAPDITPKIPVSKPYQFPDAIAAPSVPPVTIAGQIAPSMGMIPALSIPADVRASVDTAGTGVLHDVNAASVMQPEPHPPEKLAAARTSPFVSSPAGQQEGPDVASLLEALLNKLDALSERPVEVSVATHIDGRQVAEAVYKDLRERKIRNYETL, encoded by the coding sequence ATGATGAATAACGACCTTGGGCTGGGCATTGTCGTATCGATGAAGGATGCGTTCTCGCAGAACGCCCAGCGCATTGAAAGTTCGATGACAAGCCTTGACGGAACCGTTGCGGCCGCCAGTGAACGCATGACCAAAAATCTGGATCGTATCCAGAAAGGCACCATGATGGTTGGTGCCGGTCTTGCGCTCATGGCCGCGCCTGTTGCCTTGGTCGCATCTACCGCTGCCACTCAGAAAGCCCTCGGGGAATTGGCATCGCTTGGAGTCAAGGACCTCGGTGCCATTGAAGATGCCGCCGAATCCTTCACCAACCAGTGGTCGGGAGCCAACAAGGCGGCTTTCATCACGGCTACCTACGATGTGAAGTCGGCGTTGTCCAATCTTAGCGATGAGGCCGTCGGTGTCTTCACCAACATGGCCGGTCTCACAGCCAAAGCCACCAAAGCGACCACACAGGAGATGGTCGGAACCTTCACCACGGCTTACGGCATATTCAAGCCCATCATGGCGGATATGACCGACATGGAATGGGCCACCGCCTTTTCAGGAGCCATGGCCCAAACCGTGGCATCGTTCAAGACCAACGGAACCCAGATGGCCGATGCGATCAAAAACATCGGTGCTGTTGCTGCTGCCAACAACATTCCTCTGCAGGAACAGCTGGCAATCCTCGGTCAGTTGCAGACCACCATGCCGGGCTCAGAAGCCGGAACACTTTACAAGGCATTCATCATGAACGCAGCCGAGGCCGGTGATCAGCTCGGGCTCTCGTTCACCGATACAACCGGCCGTCTCAAAGGCGTCATTCCCATTTTGCAGGAGATCAAACAGCAGTTCCCGGATTTGTCGCAGGCAGCCGCTCAGGTGAAGCTGAAGAAAGCCTTCGGCTCCGACGAGGCGGTCAAGTTCCTCCTGCAGATGGCGGCCGGAACGGAATCGCTCGAAAGCAATATCAAGTCAGTCGGCGCAGCCATGAAAACCGGGACAGCCGTCACCAATCAGATGGCCAGTGCCATGAATCAGGATATCGGAGCCCAGTTTGGATTGATCCGGCAGCAGGTGTCCAACCTGACCGAGATATTGGGTCGCACCTTGCTGCCAGTCGTGACCCCGGTGATGAACGGTATTTCCCGCTTTATTCTGTTCCTGCAGAAACTGGCCAAATCCATGCCCGGAGTCACCCGGGTAGTCTTGACACTTTCCATGGCTCTTGGAGCGGTGCTGGTTGTTGCCGGAGCGGTCACTTCAGCCGTCGGACTGGTCGGACTCATGCTTCCGGCAATAAAGGCCGGGTTCGTTGCTATCAGTGCAGCGGCCGCAGGTGTCGGCTCAGCCATTGCCACATACTTTCTGCCGGTTACCGCCGCCATTGCGGGTGTGGTTCTGGCGGTCTATCTGCTGAAACGGGCATGGGAGACAAATTTCGGAGGAATCCGGGATGTCGTTCTCGGGACATGGAACAAGATCAAACTGGTCTTCGAGGGCGTGAAGACCCTCATCTCATCCCTGAGCGGCTCCACCGGTCAGATGTCGGCCGAGCTTGCCAACCGGCTCAAGTCAGCCGGGCTCCTCGGTTTTGTCGTGACTGTCTTCAAAGTCTATTACCGGGTGCGGGAATACCTCTCCGGGCTGTGGGAAGCCTTCTCACACGCTTTCGGTCGAATCCGGGCCATTCTCGAACCAGCCGTAAAGGGGATGGTTTCTGCCTATGCCACCCTTTACAAAGCCATCTTCTCGGTGGTGGAAATATTTGGTGTCTCGGCCAATTCAGCGGACGGATCGGCGTGGCGACAGTTCGGTTCCGTGGTCGGAACGGTTGCCGGTGTTCTGCTTCAGGGACTGGCCTATGCACTCCGCATCGTGGTCTGGAATATCACGATGGTTGTCAAAGCACTGGCCATCGTGGTGAGAAGCGTCGTCTGGGTCGGCAAGGTGATCGTCGGCTCACTGATCTATGCCACCAAATTCATCTATAAATTTCTGCTTCCGGTCCGACTGATTGCTCAGGCGTTTGTGGCTGCCGGGAAGATTATCTATTCCGTCTGGCAGATACTGACCGGAAATGTCTCCCTGCTGGATGGTTTGAAGGCCATTGGCGGAGCGGTCTTCGATTTTCTGGCTACTCCATTCAGATGGGCACGCGATGTCATCAGCGGAGTCTGGAACTTTATCACCTCAGTTTTCGACGGGATGGTTCGGTTCTTTGTTGCTGCCGGTGAGCGTATCGTCAGTGTCTTTATGAATCTACCGCTCGTCAGCACTTTGCGGAATCTGTTCGCCACAGTGAGAAGCTTCTTCTCAGGCGACATGACCTTTTTCGAGGCCGGGAAAAAGATGCTCGTCACGCTGGGTGAAGGCATCTGGTCGGCGGTTACCTATCCATTCCGCATGCTGAAGAATGCGCTCGGCAAGCTGCGAAGCCTGCTGCCGTTCTCCGATGCCAAGGAAGGCCCGCTTTCGACGCTGACTGCTTCAGGTAAAGCCCTGCTCACAACACTGGCGGATGGAATGGTTTCCACGCTGGCATTGCCTGCAAAAGTGTTCTCCTTTGCGGCTCGTGGAGTTCTGTCTGCACTGTCTGGTGTCTGGAACGGTCTTAAATCAGCGGGCCAGACTGCGATGAACTTACTCTCTGCTCCCTTCAGGACGGCTGGCAACCTCTGGGGTTCACTGGTTGAGGGTGCCGGAGCGATGGTATCCAAAGCCGGTGGCATGATCAAAGGCGCGTTAAGCAATCTCATCCCGGAACTGTCTTTGCCGGATTCTTGGAGTGGTGTCTGGAATAAGCTGACTGCCGGTGCCACGGCGGTTAAACAGTCTTTCACGTCCACCTTCAGCGGGCTGAAAAACATCATTGGCTCGGGGATCTCTGCGGTAGCTGAAAAAGGAACAGCCCTCTGGAGCCAGGTTAAGTCCGGTGTGGGCGGTGTCATGCAGTCAGTAAAACAGAAAGCATCCGGACTGCTCAGCGGTGCTTGGACCGGTATCAAGTCCTTATTTTCTTCTTCACCGGCACCTGAAGCCAAAGCTGCACCAAGATTACAGATTGCTTCTGCCAAACATTCTGTTGTTCAGCAAAGCGCCGGACGATTCGCTCTGATCCCGAGTCTCGATAAAAAGCTCATCCCGACGGTGTTCTCCGCCGTGCTTATGCTTTCGCCGGTCATGGCTTCGGCAATGCCGGTCGTGAATGCAGGATCAGTAGGAGCACCCGACATTACACCGAAAATTCCGGTAAGTAAGCCTTATCAGTTCCCGGACGCCATTGCGGCCCCCTCGGTTCCGCCGGTGACCATTGCCGGGCAGATCGCCCCGTCGATGGGGATGATTCCCGCGTTGAGCATTCCGGCTGATGTCAGAGCTTCGGTGGATACGGCCGGGACCGGCGTGTTGCATGATGTCAATGCAGCTTCGGTAATGCAGCCGGAACCGCATCCGCCTGAAAAGCTGGCAGCGGCAAGAACAAGTCCGTTTGTCTCATCGCCAGCAGGCCAGCAGGAAGGTCCCGATGTGGCCAGCCTTCTGGAGGCGCTGCTGAACAAGCTCGATGCGCTTTCGGAACGACCCGTGGAGGTTTCCGTGGCCACGCATATCGATGGACGTCAGGTGGCCGAGGCGGTCTACAAGGACCTCCGGGAACGAAAAATCAGAAACTATGAAACCCTGTGA
- a CDS encoding phage tail protein, with protein sequence MRSGNMPKSLYQNWQFAIEVNGFDVALFHKGQEPKTELEEVAFAPAGSMFDQKVAGRVKFEDITLEKGILQDGSDEAAREWVKKQVDVNAVTGGLPADYLKDIDVVRYDRSGNETRRWTLHGAWIKTLEYDELEGGNTENTIEKLTICYQYWT encoded by the coding sequence ATGAGAAGTGGAAATATGCCCAAGAGTCTTTACCAGAACTGGCAATTTGCCATCGAGGTGAATGGCTTTGACGTGGCCCTGTTTCACAAGGGACAGGAGCCGAAAACGGAATTGGAGGAAGTGGCCTTTGCGCCTGCTGGTTCCATGTTCGACCAGAAGGTGGCCGGACGCGTGAAGTTTGAGGACATCACCCTCGAAAAAGGAATCCTTCAGGACGGCTCTGACGAGGCTGCCCGTGAATGGGTGAAAAAGCAGGTCGATGTCAATGCGGTGACCGGCGGTCTGCCTGCCGATTATCTGAAGGACATCGATGTGGTGCGCTATGACCGCAGCGGCAATGAAACCAGACGCTGGACGTTGCATGGCGCATGGATCAAGACCTTGGAATACGACGAGCTCGAAGGCGGCAATACCGAAAACACCATCGAGAAACTGACCATCTGCTACCAGTACTGGACCTGA
- a CDS encoding phage tail sheath C-terminal domain-containing protein, whose amino-acid sequence MPAYLSPGIYTRETDFSFYVKQISTSAAAMVGITEKGPVNKPVLVTSWEQFINKFGSYINEGYLAYAARAFFDNGGSILYVCRVGHYTDITDKSTLSAVNSVAVLSNRGSTPELTLQVNAANPGTWGDRISVTVEDGSLDPANAFNLVVKHKDNIVEVFKDLSMDETSANHVELMVNEVSDYITVSDLSPSTGTANDRPAVGSYPLIGGGNGLSGMTDSDYIGDPSQHTGLYAFDEIDALNLLMVPGVTTVPVINAGITYAENRKDLLFIADTPFMLEPLEVVDFRKGQGTYTHAAFNSSYAALYYPWLEISDPITARKKYIPPCGAVAGCCARSDQKTYVWWAPAGIDRGRIFNAVSVAYKTSRGERDVLYPEGVNVIAVFPDTGINIWGQKTLQSQPSAVDRINVRRLMMYMEEAISESSRFVVFEPNNPQTWRALGRLINPFLQDIKEKGGLYDYAFQCDEETNTPAVIDRNEMIARVFVKPTKTAEFIELNFILTGTGADFSEII is encoded by the coding sequence ATGCCAGCATATCTATCACCCGGCATTTACACCCGGGAAACCGACTTCAGTTTTTATGTGAAGCAGATCTCCACCTCGGCAGCTGCCATGGTGGGCATCACTGAAAAAGGCCCGGTCAACAAACCGGTGCTGGTAACGAGCTGGGAGCAGTTCATCAATAAATTCGGCTCCTACATCAACGAAGGATACCTGGCTTATGCGGCCAGAGCCTTTTTCGACAATGGAGGATCGATTCTCTATGTCTGCCGCGTTGGCCACTACACCGATATTACCGACAAGAGCACCCTGAGTGCTGTTAACTCGGTTGCCGTTCTTTCCAATCGGGGGTCAACGCCTGAGCTCACATTGCAAGTGAACGCAGCCAATCCCGGAACATGGGGCGACCGTATTTCCGTGACGGTCGAGGACGGCTCTCTGGACCCGGCCAACGCCTTCAATCTTGTTGTCAAACACAAGGACAACATCGTCGAGGTGTTCAAAGACCTATCTATGGATGAGACGTCGGCCAATCATGTGGAACTTATGGTCAATGAGGTCTCAGATTACATCACTGTCAGTGATTTGTCCCCATCTACAGGGACTGCAAATGACAGACCTGCTGTTGGAAGTTATCCGCTAATTGGTGGCGGCAACGGTCTCTCCGGCATGACCGATTCAGATTACATCGGCGACCCGTCCCAGCATACCGGGCTCTATGCCTTCGATGAGATCGATGCACTGAACCTGCTCATGGTCCCCGGTGTTACAACCGTCCCGGTCATCAATGCCGGAATCACCTATGCGGAGAACCGCAAGGACCTGCTATTCATTGCCGACACGCCGTTCATGCTTGAACCGCTGGAGGTCGTTGACTTCAGGAAGGGTCAGGGAACCTACACCCATGCGGCCTTCAACTCGTCTTACGCGGCTCTCTATTACCCGTGGCTGGAAATCAGCGATCCCATCACCGCCCGCAAGAAATACATCCCGCCCTGTGGCGCTGTAGCCGGGTGCTGTGCCCGAAGCGACCAGAAGACCTACGTCTGGTGGGCTCCGGCTGGAATCGATCGTGGCCGCATCTTCAACGCGGTATCGGTCGCCTACAAGACCAGCCGGGGCGAACGCGATGTGCTCTATCCCGAAGGGGTCAATGTCATTGCCGTTTTCCCGGATACCGGTATCAACATCTGGGGCCAGAAAACGCTCCAGAGTCAGCCTTCAGCGGTGGACCGAATCAATGTCCGTCGTCTGATGATGTATATGGAGGAAGCCATTTCCGAGTCATCCCGTTTTGTGGTGTTCGAACCGAACAATCCGCAGACATGGCGGGCGCTCGGTCGTCTGATCAACCCCTTCCTGCAGGACATCAAGGAGAAAGGCGGTCTCTATGACTACGCCTTCCAGTGTGATGAGGAAACTAACACTCCGGCGGTTATCGATCGCAATGAAATGATTGCCCGGGTGTTCGTCAAGCCGACCAAGACAGCGGAATTCATCGAACTGAATTTCATTCTGACCGGCACCGGCGCGGACTTCAGTGAAATCATTTAA
- a CDS encoding phage virion morphogenesis protein: protein MGAKRTGDWNKAKAKLNGTLGPRIAMALQQATIRNALFLVREIQRGIRNQAPGGQAFAKLADSTIARKGSSKALIDTGFLINSITQKIMADKAFVGLLRGTVNKDGESMVNIGAVMEYGATINHPNGATIIIPARPFLHPVMQKYRKEIEQNYRTALKGIL, encoded by the coding sequence ATGGGCGCTAAGCGGACCGGCGACTGGAACAAGGCCAAAGCAAAGCTGAATGGCACCCTTGGTCCCCGGATCGCCATGGCCCTTCAGCAGGCGACCATCCGCAATGCCCTGTTTCTTGTTCGGGAGATTCAGCGTGGTATCCGCAATCAGGCCCCCGGCGGACAGGCTTTCGCCAAGCTGGCCGACAGCACCATCGCCCGCAAGGGCTCCAGCAAGGCGCTTATCGACACCGGATTTCTGATCAATTCCATCACCCAAAAGATCATGGCGGACAAGGCATTTGTCGGTCTTCTCCGTGGAACCGTCAACAAGGACGGTGAAAGCATGGTGAATATCGGGGCTGTCATGGAATACGGGGCCACCATCAACCATCCGAACGGGGCGACCATTATCATCCCGGCCAGACCCTTTCTTCATCCCGTCATGCAGAAATACCGCAAAGAGATTGAGCAAAATTATCGCACAGCTCTGAAAGGCATTCTCTGA
- a CDS encoding HK97-fold major capsid protein, whose product MKNNPMNIHSQEYMETMARLMSEALESPEGMQALAAAIAAPIEQEIRRKEISSLLLTKHTLPKGERPLYQKKPTVKAHWISKDGEAQEQEIGKDEVEFPTNRIHSNPMVDISVLKNGNIGTLMDIQTSASDAIRKEMDRRTISVLSAAVPAANTVEVAGNTLTEEALNEAISIIEDLELSVKYIVMRGRRFNDLRGWDLDPQTKLELRQKGVVKNYGTGGILLTASMPLDEILIIPDEEVGKMPVREKLKAESIDQKTRFKTGWLVWSEIGQGITRPDVLARVKLGV is encoded by the coding sequence ATGAAGAACAACCCAATGAACATTCACAGCCAGGAATACATGGAGACCATGGCAAGGCTCATGAGTGAAGCTCTTGAGTCCCCGGAAGGGATGCAGGCGTTGGCTGCTGCAATTGCCGCTCCGATTGAACAGGAGATCCGGCGCAAGGAAATCTCCTCGCTGCTGCTGACCAAACACACACTGCCCAAGGGTGAACGTCCGCTTTACCAGAAAAAGCCGACCGTCAAAGCCCACTGGATCAGCAAGGACGGTGAAGCGCAGGAACAGGAGATCGGCAAGGATGAAGTCGAGTTTCCGACCAACCGCATCCATTCCAATCCAATGGTGGATATCTCCGTCCTCAAGAACGGCAACATCGGCACGCTGATGGATATCCAGACCAGTGCCTCGGATGCCATTCGAAAAGAGATGGACCGCAGAACCATCTCCGTATTGTCGGCTGCGGTTCCGGCTGCCAATACCGTTGAAGTGGCCGGAAACACACTGACCGAGGAAGCCCTCAACGAGGCGATCTCAATCATCGAGGACCTCGAGTTGTCGGTGAAGTATATCGTCATGCGTGGTCGCCGCTTCAACGATCTGCGCGGCTGGGATCTCGATCCTCAGACCAAGCTGGAGCTGCGTCAGAAAGGCGTGGTCAAGAACTACGGCACCGGCGGCATTCTGTTGACGGCATCCATGCCCCTCGACGAAATCCTGATCATTCCGGATGAAGAAGTGGGCAAAATGCCGGTCCGTGAGAAGCTCAAAGCCGAATCCATCGACCAGAAGACCCGCTTCAAAACCGGCTGGCTGGTATGGTCTGAAATCGGTCAGGGCATTACCCGCCCGGACGTTCTGGCCCGAGTGAAACTTGGTGTTTAA
- a CDS encoding DNA adenine methylase: protein MEMFATDLERLAFLLEADAALAIDPDELGTDAAEQNAPEEQPPEKRPKYITNYIGSKQKLVDWIWRNTPDGVSSVMDAFSGSAVVAYMYKSKGLRVFANDRLRYSHHAAKAIIENSSTRLSEAEIEKLLADNPKAKTFVQDNFKGIFFAKGVHALIDSLRANCDDLSGYKKDIALFALGKTCMSGKGGFGHFSSSTDYGKRQDTPEEFKKRLKANIERINALIFDNGKENKAYRGDVNEILPKVKADLAYFDPPYATEFSTTNYEKAYHFVEGLMTYWDGLTIKADTKVKNYETSHVTVTKGNASDFFQEFLGNATHIPHWLISYRDHAYPNEQQMKKIIGGLGRQSRMKTKDHKYSITSKHGEASSAKERLFVCLKGNQSHADTDQAAKPVPMAAAANIHTSIPVELCLDENAGLNAEAMSGGLPGDPQFTFILCRTGTNRNGDHFTAEELATRHMTVINKKVDLQHSQEFGDIVGGIVAADYLEDEIGGRVECVGELYTGDTPNAQLAYKLMKRGIITQVSMECDYEEGECSVCHKRFKNKADYCTHLRKFKGRELDGEPVFEILHGVTFTGLGLLDRKGADENARILQVASVQEPSVEHQPKGDPTMDEKTKKPDESSADAAKKKQERQEDNPAPGGELEKENRQLKAQVAELQKRIQELEAEQKAAASKARAHKLISKLEKQGMDFGEDRDTELKRLAELSDDAFAATEAAYEKMAKSQKADAKAQPEPEKEPDKQKSKASSETPMRSSAGVRPHDVDDRKLSLEDRLRSGFMAAYNNRVGNESNETVEIN from the coding sequence ATGGAAATGTTTGCCACTGACCTGGAAAGGCTGGCGTTCCTCCTTGAGGCAGATGCGGCGCTCGCTATCGATCCCGACGAGCTCGGGACCGATGCAGCCGAACAGAACGCTCCTGAAGAGCAGCCCCCGGAGAAACGCCCCAAGTACATCACCAATTACATCGGCAGCAAACAGAAACTGGTCGACTGGATCTGGCGTAACACCCCGGACGGAGTTTCCTCCGTTATGGATGCCTTTTCCGGCTCGGCCGTTGTTGCTTACATGTACAAATCCAAAGGGCTGCGAGTTTTTGCCAATGACCGTCTTCGCTACAGTCACCACGCAGCCAAAGCCATTATCGAAAACAGCTCGACGAGGCTGTCCGAGGCAGAGATCGAAAAACTGCTGGCGGACAACCCCAAAGCCAAAACCTTTGTTCAGGATAATTTCAAAGGGATCTTCTTTGCCAAAGGTGTCCACGCACTCATCGACTCGCTGAGAGCCAATTGCGACGATCTGTCCGGTTACAAAAAGGACATCGCGTTGTTTGCTCTCGGCAAAACCTGCATGAGCGGCAAAGGCGGGTTTGGCCACTTCTCGTCTTCCACCGACTATGGGAAACGTCAGGACACGCCTGAAGAATTCAAAAAGCGCCTGAAAGCGAATATCGAACGGATCAACGCCCTGATATTCGACAACGGCAAGGAGAACAAAGCCTATCGCGGGGATGTTAACGAGATCCTTCCCAAGGTGAAGGCTGACCTCGCTTATTTTGATCCGCCGTATGCCACCGAGTTTTCGACCACCAATTACGAGAAAGCCTATCACTTTGTCGAAGGGCTGATGACCTATTGGGATGGCCTGACCATCAAGGCGGATACCAAGGTCAAAAACTACGAAACCAGCCATGTGACTGTGACCAAGGGCAACGCCTCCGACTTCTTTCAGGAGTTTCTCGGTAATGCCACCCATATCCCACACTGGCTTATCTCATACCGCGACCACGCCTATCCAAACGAACAGCAGATGAAAAAGATCATCGGCGGTCTGGGGCGTCAGAGCCGGATGAAGACCAAGGACCACAAGTATTCGATCACCTCCAAGCACGGCGAGGCTTCCAGTGCCAAGGAGCGCCTTTTTGTTTGCCTGAAAGGTAACCAGTCCCATGCGGATACCGATCAGGCGGCAAAGCCTGTTCCGATGGCTGCCGCAGCCAATATCCATACATCCATCCCGGTGGAACTCTGTCTCGATGAAAATGCGGGGCTGAACGCCGAAGCGATGAGCGGAGGTCTGCCGGGTGATCCGCAGTTTACCTTCATCCTCTGCCGAACCGGCACCAATCGGAATGGTGACCATTTCACCGCTGAAGAGCTGGCCACTAGGCACATGACCGTCATCAACAAGAAAGTCGACCTGCAGCACTCGCAGGAGTTTGGCGACATCGTCGGTGGAATTGTGGCGGCTGACTATCTGGAAGATGAAATCGGCGGCCGGGTCGAATGCGTGGGTGAGCTCTATACCGGAGACACGCCCAATGCCCAGCTGGCCTACAAGCTCATGAAGCGAGGCATCATCACGCAGGTATCGATGGAGTGTGATTACGAAGAAGGTGAATGCTCCGTCTGCCACAAGCGCTTCAAGAACAAAGCCGATTACTGCACTCACCTCAGAAAATTTAAAGGCCGTGAACTCGATGGGGAACCCGTCTTCGAGATTCTTCACGGCGTGACTTTTACGGGCCTGGGCCTGCTGGACCGCAAAGGGGCAGATGAAAATGCCCGCATTCTGCAGGTGGCGTCGGTTCAGGAACCATCTGTTGAACACCAACCCAAAGGAGATCCAACTATGGACGAAAAAACCAAGAAACCAGATGAGTCGTCCGCCGACGCCGCTAAGAAAAAACAGGAACGGCAGGAAGACAATCCGGCTCCCGGAGGCGAGCTGGAAAAGGAAAACCGCCAGCTGAAAGCTCAGGTGGCCGAACTTCAGAAACGCATTCAGGAACTGGAAGCCGAACAGAAGGCTGCCGCTTCGAAAGCCCGCGCCCACAAGCTGATTTCAAAGCTCGAAAAGCAAGGCATGGATTTCGGCGAAGACCGCGACACGGAACTCAAGCGTCTGGCGGAATTGTCGGATGACGCTTTTGCCGCCACCGAGGCCGCCTATGAAAAGATGGCCAAAAGCCAGAAGGCGGATGCCAAGGCTCAGCCGGAACCGGAAAAGGAGCCTGACAAGCAGAAGTCCAAAGCATCGAGCGAAACACCCATGCGCAGTTCAGCCGGGGTGAGACCGCACGACGTGGATGACCGCAAGCTCTCCCTCGAGGATCGCCTGCGCAGCGGCTTCATGGCTGCCTACAACAACCGTGTCGGTAACGAATCGAACGAAACCGTGGAAATCAACTAA